One Podarcis muralis chromosome 1, rPodMur119.hap1.1, whole genome shotgun sequence genomic window carries:
- the CXCR4 gene encoding C-X-C chemokine receptor type 4 isoform X2: MGYQKKLKSMTDKYRVHLSVADLLFVITLPFWSVDAVIGWYFGNFLCKVVHCIYTVNLYSSVLILAFISLDRYLAIVHATNSQRPRKLLAERIVYIGVWLPALLLTVPDIIFASTKVTGEPGVKYVCQRFYPHETWTISFRFQHIIVGLILPGLIILTCYCIIISKLSQSKGQQKRKALKTTVILIVAFFACWLPYYIGISIDTFVFLGVIQNGCYFEEVVHKWIAITEALAYFHCCLNPILYAFLGAKFKTSAQNALTSVSRGSSLKILSKGKRGGHSSVSTESESSSFHSS; this comes from the coding sequence ATGGGCTATCAGAAGAAGCTGAAGAGCATGACTGACAAGTATCGAGTACATCTCTCAGTGGCTGACCTCCTGTTTGTAATCACTTTGCCCTTCTGGTCTGTGGATGCCGTGATCGGCTGGTACTTCGGCAACTTCTTGTGCAAAGTAGTCCATTGCATTTATACGGTCAACCTCTATAGCAGTGTCCTGATCTTGGCCTTCATAAGCTTAGATCGATACTTGGCAATTGTGCATGCAACCAACAGCCAGAGACCCAGGAAGTTGCTGGCAGAAAGGATCGTCTACATTGGTGTCTGGCTACCAGCTCTGCTTCTGACTGTGCCTGATATCATCTTTGCTAGCACAAAGGTCACTGGTGAGCCGGGTGTAAAATACGTATGCCAGCGATTTTACCCTCACGAAACCTGGACAATTTCCTTCAGGTTTCAGCATATTATAGTAGGCCTCATCCTGCCTGGTCTTATAATCCTGACTTGCTACTGCATTATCATTTCCAAGTTGTCACAGTCAAAAGGCCAACAGAAACGCAAAGCTTTGAAGACCACAGTCATCCTCATTGTTGCCTTCTTTGCCTGCTGGCTACCATACTACATTGGCATCAGCATAGACACCTTTGTCTTCCTTGGAGTCATCCAGAATGGCTGTTACTTTGAGGAGGTTGTGCACAAATGGATCGCCATTACTGAAGCCCTGGCATATTTCCACTGTTGCCTGAATCCCATCCTTTATGCTTTCCTGGGTGCCAAATTCAAGACATCTGCCCAAAATGCTTTGACCTCTGTTAGCAGAGGCTCAAGCCTTAAGATTCTCTCCAAAGGCAAGCGAGGGGGAcattcttctgtttcgacagaGTCGGAGTCTTCGAGTTTCCATTCCAGCtaa
- the CXCR4 gene encoding C-X-C chemokine receptor type 4 isoform X1, giving the protein MDRSAGLSSAYFFDLSDNTTDETGSGDDGNYQGEACFGQENADFNRIFLPTIFSIIFLTGIIGNGLVIVVMGYQKKLKSMTDKYRVHLSVADLLFVITLPFWSVDAVIGWYFGNFLCKVVHCIYTVNLYSSVLILAFISLDRYLAIVHATNSQRPRKLLAERIVYIGVWLPALLLTVPDIIFASTKVTGEPGVKYVCQRFYPHETWTISFRFQHIIVGLILPGLIILTCYCIIISKLSQSKGQQKRKALKTTVILIVAFFACWLPYYIGISIDTFVFLGVIQNGCYFEEVVHKWIAITEALAYFHCCLNPILYAFLGAKFKTSAQNALTSVSRGSSLKILSKGKRGGHSSVSTESESSSFHSS; this is encoded by the coding sequence CTGTCTTCTGCGTACTTTTTTGACCTTTCTGACAATACTACCGATGAGACCGGCTCTGGTGACGATGGCAACTACCAAGGAGAAGCGTGTTTTGGACAGGAGAACGCCGATTTCAACCGGATCTTCTTGCCCACAATCTTCTCCATCATTTTCTTGACGGGAATCATTGGCAATGGCTTGGTTATTGTTGTCATGGGCTATCAGAAGAAGCTGAAGAGCATGACTGACAAGTATCGAGTACATCTCTCAGTGGCTGACCTCCTGTTTGTAATCACTTTGCCCTTCTGGTCTGTGGATGCCGTGATCGGCTGGTACTTCGGCAACTTCTTGTGCAAAGTAGTCCATTGCATTTATACGGTCAACCTCTATAGCAGTGTCCTGATCTTGGCCTTCATAAGCTTAGATCGATACTTGGCAATTGTGCATGCAACCAACAGCCAGAGACCCAGGAAGTTGCTGGCAGAAAGGATCGTCTACATTGGTGTCTGGCTACCAGCTCTGCTTCTGACTGTGCCTGATATCATCTTTGCTAGCACAAAGGTCACTGGTGAGCCGGGTGTAAAATACGTATGCCAGCGATTTTACCCTCACGAAACCTGGACAATTTCCTTCAGGTTTCAGCATATTATAGTAGGCCTCATCCTGCCTGGTCTTATAATCCTGACTTGCTACTGCATTATCATTTCCAAGTTGTCACAGTCAAAAGGCCAACAGAAACGCAAAGCTTTGAAGACCACAGTCATCCTCATTGTTGCCTTCTTTGCCTGCTGGCTACCATACTACATTGGCATCAGCATAGACACCTTTGTCTTCCTTGGAGTCATCCAGAATGGCTGTTACTTTGAGGAGGTTGTGCACAAATGGATCGCCATTACTGAAGCCCTGGCATATTTCCACTGTTGCCTGAATCCCATCCTTTATGCTTTCCTGGGTGCCAAATTCAAGACATCTGCCCAAAATGCTTTGACCTCTGTTAGCAGAGGCTCAAGCCTTAAGATTCTCTCCAAAGGCAAGCGAGGGGGAcattcttctgtttcgacagaGTCGGAGTCTTCGAGTTTCCATTCCAGCtaa